Genomic window (Sulfurovum sp. NBC37-1):
GCTCAAATAAGTTAAAAGAAAACTGGCAAAAAACTTGTAGCGTTCTTTCTGAGAGCATTGAAGATGAATTACTTATTGATAATTTCATTAGGTGGAATGTTTATATATTATATACCCTAGAAGAAGAGGTTAGTAATGAATTAAAATATAAAATAGAGAATAATACTTTTTTTGCTAGAAAGATTATAGAAGATAGATATAAATTGGATTTAACTGATGAAAACATACAAAAACTTATTGAAAAACATATTACTTTTAATGATATAAGATTAATAAAAACTTCACAAGTTAATGATAAATATAGTTCAGATTCTAAGGTATATTCAGAACTTAAAGATTTACATGATATTAATGCAAACAAAATAGATGAAATATTAAATCTATTAGAAGAAGGTGTCAAGTAATGAAATTTAAAAAAGTAGAATTACATGCTTTTAGAGCATATAAAAATAAAGATAATGGTACTTTTGATTTTACTTTTCCTAATGACAAAATAGCAAATTTTATATCAATCTATGCTCCAAATGGATTTGGGAAAACTTCTTTTTATGACGGAGTAGAATGGGCAGTTACTAAAAATATTTCACGATTAGATATTTATAAAAAAATATCTGATGCTGAGAGAAAATTTATAGAAAAAAAGAGTGGAAATAGAGAAAAACAATATATATTGAAAAATAAATTTGTAGATGATAATACAAAAGGATATGTTAAAGTATGGACGGATCGTAAAGAGTTTGAAAATACTATTCCTGCTATTTCAAGAGCTGGTGGAAAAGATTATTTTTCAAGTCAAAAAAGTATTAATAGTTATTTTAAAGATGTTATTTTATCTCAAGATGGTATAGATAATTTTTTAAAAGCGGATGATGACAAAGAAAGATATACAAAATTCATTTCTCATTTTGGTGATAAGACACTGGCTAACTACTATAGTAATATTGAAAAATTAGAGAAGAAAAATAATCAAGAAAAAGAAGAAATAAAAAAAGAAAAAGAGAAGATTGAAAAAAGGTTAAATGTAAGAATCGACGATAGTATTTTTAAATCTACCAATAAAATAATAGAAGAAATAAATCTAAAAAATTCAGAAAAACTAGACTTGATTGATGATAGTTTTGATGAAATCAAAAAATCTGAACTAGAAACTAAGTTATTGCAAGAAAAAAAGAATCTTAGTGAACTAATAAACTATTTTGAAAGCAAATTAATACCTGAATTACCCCATTGGTTAGAAGAAAGTGAAATATATTTTAAAGATAAGCAGAGTTGGGAAAAGTTAAAAAATAAATCAAATGATTATGTTGGATTATTAAATACGACAAAAAATATAAAAATTATTCAAGACTTAATTGATACAAAGAAGTTAGAAAAAGAAAAACTTACGAATTTAAGAAAA
Coding sequences:
- a CDS encoding ABC-three component system middle component 1, which produces MKLIKFLDNKDIEEIKLNYDLNYLKVVKYESYDLIVIFIKEKSSNKLKENWQKTCSVLSESIEDELLIDNFIRWNVYILYTLEEEVSNELKYKIENNTFFARKIIEDRYKLDLTDENIQKLIEKHITFNDIRLIKTSQVNDKYSSDSKVYSELKDLHDINANKIDEILNLLEEGVK